In Leucobacter sp. CX169, a single genomic region encodes these proteins:
- a CDS encoding HNH endonuclease signature motif containing protein, with amino-acid sequence MLPLSARVASALEGEPLGLLADAEIVALAREAEEFGRIADALRVQVAGELDARAAVDFGEGSLAHRHGCRNATELLQRVTQVSGRTASTRFALARETRCRMGLGGYVMPPRFPAVAAALGAGALGCEAAAVITRVLGGLPDGADREDVVEAERCLVAAACGTALPDGGEATLPLHADDVRVAARVWAAAIDQDGAEPSFEELQRRRSFRFGAEKDGLVPVHGAVVPEVAALFGRMIDAITSPRTRRVDEGDGAGSAGGRESGKSGSVRFVEIDPDDLAGLCGPASLGDPDLLAPRDERTSDQKRHDALAVIAQAAALHDGMPTLGGAPVTVMIQVTAAALEAGHGTAWLTGHDGEPTPIPVRSATHSACAGSRQHVVQDETGRVIALGTRDRVFNAHQRRAIAVRDGGCIIPGCTVPAAWCEIHHVTEHANGGATHLDNGVALCWHHHRTLDTGGWQVRMRGGLPETLAPPWIDPDTRWRPARSPLRPPERRRRRE; translated from the coding sequence GTGTTGCCGCTGAGTGCGCGGGTTGCTTCCGCGCTAGAGGGGGAGCCGCTCGGCTTGCTGGCTGATGCGGAGATCGTCGCGCTCGCGCGGGAGGCCGAGGAGTTCGGTCGGATCGCGGACGCGTTGCGGGTGCAGGTCGCGGGCGAGCTCGACGCGCGGGCCGCGGTCGACTTTGGCGAGGGATCCCTCGCGCACCGACACGGCTGCCGGAACGCGACGGAGCTGCTGCAGCGCGTGACCCAGGTGTCGGGGCGCACGGCGTCGACCCGGTTCGCGCTGGCGCGCGAGACCCGCTGCAGGATGGGGCTGGGCGGGTACGTCATGCCGCCACGGTTCCCCGCGGTCGCCGCAGCGCTCGGCGCGGGGGCGTTGGGCTGCGAGGCGGCGGCCGTCATCACGCGCGTGCTGGGTGGTTTGCCCGATGGCGCTGACCGCGAGGACGTGGTCGAGGCGGAGCGCTGCCTGGTCGCGGCCGCGTGCGGGACCGCGCTGCCGGACGGCGGGGAGGCCACGCTGCCGCTGCATGCGGACGATGTGCGGGTGGCCGCGCGAGTGTGGGCGGCGGCGATCGACCAGGACGGGGCCGAGCCGTCGTTCGAGGAACTGCAGCGGCGCCGCTCGTTCCGATTCGGGGCCGAGAAGGACGGCCTCGTCCCGGTACACGGCGCGGTGGTGCCCGAGGTCGCGGCCCTGTTCGGCCGGATGATCGATGCGATCACGTCGCCCCGGACGCGACGGGTAGACGAGGGCGACGGTGCTGGCAGTGCGGGTGGCCGCGAGTCCGGCAAGTCGGGTTCCGTCCGCTTCGTCGAGATCGACCCCGACGACTTGGCTGGCCTCTGTGGCCCGGCGAGCCTCGGCGACCCCGACCTGCTCGCGCCGCGCGACGAGCGCACCTCCGACCAGAAACGCCACGACGCGCTCGCCGTGATCGCCCAGGCCGCGGCCCTCCACGACGGCATGCCGACCCTGGGCGGGGCGCCCGTGACCGTGATGATCCAGGTCACGGCCGCCGCGCTCGAGGCCGGCCACGGCACCGCGTGGCTGACCGGCCACGACGGCGAACCCACCCCGATCCCGGTGCGCTCCGCGACGCACTCGGCCTGCGCCGGGTCCCGGCAGCACGTCGTACAAGACGAGACGGGCCGGGTCATCGCGCTCGGCACCCGTGACCGGGTGTTCAATGCGCATCAACGGCGCGCGATCGCGGTCCGCGACGGCGGCTGCATCATCCCGGGCTGCACCGTCCCCGCCGCCTGGTGCGAGATCCATCACGTCACGGAGCACGCGAACGGCGGCGCGACGCACCTCGACAACGGTGTCGCGCTGTGTTGGCATCACCACCGCACGCTCGACACGGGCGGTTGGCAGGTCCGCATGCGCGGCGGCCTCCCCGAGACCCTCGCCCCGCCATGGATCGACCCCGACACTCGCTGGCGGCCCGCGAGATCACCACTCAGACCACCGGAAAGGCGTCGTCGGCGGGAATAG
- a CDS encoding bifunctional diguanylate cyclase/phosphodiesterase gives MTEACSDALARAERRIAEVTGAIDAHAIVAEWYPDGRIRSVNDQFCEALQYAREELIGRHFGDFVTVADPSVGVQGVVETLRSGAPWRGEIRLGVRDGSEFWAASTVVAVRDDSGAVEYCIGLWNDITELKRAEAVAHRLAFFEPVTGLPNRRGLIDDVLPRVAASAVARDVNEALVVIGLDNFREINDALGYEQGDELLRQVSQRLLTAHPDIAAVARTGEHEFCLVLNELSSEAGLAEAEAEVIMRMIRRELIRSDNASELGATSEFSAGIAICGRAGEAAHQTLERAEIAMHRAKDHGMNQTRVFLPEIHSEMVARLELLADLRQAVRRNELRLFFQPIVDETALVSGYECLVRWFHPTRGLVMPDQFIPIADQTGLIHSIGDWVLRRACEQIAEWGKDPAFAHLSLSVNVSARQFKDQNFANRVFKIVRQTGADPHRLRIELTESMFHDDLEESVQRIDGLRRAGIRFALDDFGTGYSSLEYLSRLPVQQLKIDRSFVGGIGEEPGDAAIVLMILGLARTLGLQTVAEGIETEAQFDFLREHGCSSFQGYFFGRPEQLQAA, from the coding sequence CGGGCGCCACTTTGGCGACTTCGTCACGGTGGCCGACCCGAGCGTCGGGGTCCAGGGCGTCGTGGAGACGCTCCGGTCGGGCGCGCCCTGGCGCGGAGAGATTCGCCTGGGCGTCCGTGACGGAAGCGAATTCTGGGCGGCGTCGACGGTCGTGGCGGTTCGTGACGATTCCGGCGCGGTCGAGTACTGCATTGGGCTGTGGAATGACATCACCGAGCTGAAGCGCGCCGAGGCCGTCGCGCACCGGCTCGCGTTTTTCGAGCCCGTGACCGGCCTGCCGAACCGGCGCGGGCTCATCGACGATGTGCTGCCGCGAGTCGCCGCCTCTGCGGTCGCCCGTGACGTCAACGAGGCGCTCGTCGTGATCGGGCTCGATAACTTTCGCGAGATCAATGACGCATTGGGGTACGAGCAGGGCGATGAGCTGCTGCGCCAGGTGAGCCAGCGGCTGTTGACTGCGCACCCCGACATTGCCGCGGTCGCCCGCACCGGAGAGCACGAGTTCTGCCTGGTCCTGAACGAACTCAGCAGCGAGGCGGGGCTTGCCGAGGCAGAGGCCGAGGTGATCATGCGCATGATTCGGCGGGAGCTGATTCGCTCGGACAATGCGAGCGAGCTCGGGGCGACCTCAGAGTTCAGTGCCGGAATCGCGATCTGTGGTCGAGCCGGCGAGGCGGCGCACCAGACGCTTGAACGCGCCGAGATCGCGATGCACCGGGCCAAAGACCACGGGATGAATCAGACTCGCGTGTTCCTCCCCGAGATTCACTCCGAGATGGTTGCCCGCCTCGAGTTGCTCGCCGACCTCCGCCAGGCGGTGCGTCGGAATGAGCTGCGGCTGTTCTTCCAGCCCATCGTTGACGAGACGGCTCTCGTCTCGGGGTACGAGTGCCTCGTTCGCTGGTTCCATCCCACGCGCGGCCTCGTCATGCCGGATCAGTTCATCCCGATTGCCGATCAGACCGGTTTAATTCACTCCATCGGTGACTGGGTGCTGCGGCGCGCCTGTGAGCAGATCGCCGAGTGGGGCAAGGATCCGGCGTTCGCGCACCTCTCGTTGTCGGTGAACGTGAGCGCGCGCCAGTTCAAAGACCAAAACTTCGCAAATCGCGTGTTCAAAATCGTGCGTCAGACGGGCGCCGATCCGCACCGGCTGCGCATCGAGCTCACGGAGAGCATGTTCCATGACGATTTAGAGGAGTCAGTGCAGCGCATCGACGGCCTTCGCCGAGCAGGGATCCGGTTCGCGCTCGATGACTTCGGCACGGGCTACTCATCGCTCGAGTACCTCAGTCGGTTGCCCGTGCAGCAACTGAAGATAGATCGTTCGTTCGTAGGGGGAATTGGTGAGGAGCCAGGCGACGCGGCGATCGTGTTGATGATTCTCGGGCTGGCGCGCACGCTCGGTCTGCAGACTGTGGCGGAGGGGATCGAGACCGAAGCCCAGTTCGATTTCTTGCGCGAACACGGGTGTAGCTCGTTCCAGGGGTACTTCTTTGGTCGGCCGGAGCAGTTGCAGGCAGCGTAG